The following proteins come from a genomic window of Peptoniphilus equinus:
- a CDS encoding DUF6648 family protein — translation MQYTNGDISKREFLEHNFNYFQNENATPYLKIDSYEKGMYNYQYYNGMAKFYRMLAKDVRHTKKHARYYNYYLNLSNKYYHYKDETALTLLRLQNFENVSCYYIKCDSSRLNHQLYEIVLNDKKEAIFHSKAPWLLNILRTENVFYEGIQHSLIEEYINERY, via the coding sequence ATGCAATACACCAATGGAGATATCTCCAAGCGTGAATTTTTGGAACATAATTTTAATTATTTTCAAAATGAAAATGCCACACCCTATCTGAAAATTGATTCCTATGAAAAAGGTATGTACAATTATCAGTATTATAACGGTATGGCAAAATTTTATCGTATGCTTGCAAAAGATGTGAGACATACGAAAAAACACGCTCGGTATTACAATTATTATCTCAATTTATCCAACAAATACTATCACTATAAAGACGAGACGGCTTTGACACTTTTGCGATTACAAAATTTCGAAAACGTCTCGTGTTATTACATAAAGTGTGATTCGTCACGATTAAACCATCAACTTTATGAAATTGTACTCAATGATAAAAAAGAGGCGATCTTTCATTCCAAAGCACCTTGGCTTTTAAATATTTTAAGAACTGAGAATGTTTTTTATGAAGGTATTCAGCACTCTCTGATTGAGGAGTATATCAATGAACGTTATTAA
- a CDS encoding TIGR01212 family radical SAM protein (This family includes YhcC from E. coli K-12, an uncharacterized radical SAM protein.), whose amino-acid sequence MKNNPPLYNTYSQFLYNYFGEKVYKLPIKLNLTCPNRDGTLAIGGCTFCGEEGGSFENTDGTIANQLELNKARVIKRFKAKKFIAYFQNFTNTYVDFESFKANVEAALISDIVGVSISTRPDCLSEEVLDYLAEVNKTYFVTLEIGLQTANYHTLHKVNRGHGTADFVDAVLRAHRRGLRVCAHVILNLPYDDTLDTVETSKLISVLGVEEVKLHALYIVKNTVMGELYQSGKIDIISLDDYEKRVILFLQHLSADVVVQRLIGRAPEENALFCNWNTSWWKIRDAIVAKMEQSNAYQGQYYERT is encoded by the coding sequence ATGAAGAATAATCCTCCTTTATACAATACCTATTCACAGTTTTTATACAACTATTTCGGTGAAAAAGTATATAAACTGCCTATAAAACTCAATCTCACTTGTCCAAACAGAGATGGTACCCTTGCAATAGGAGGGTGCACGTTCTGTGGGGAAGAAGGGGGAAGTTTTGAAAACACCGACGGCACAATTGCCAATCAACTTGAGCTCAACAAAGCAAGGGTCATCAAACGTTTTAAAGCTAAAAAGTTTATAGCATATTTTCAAAATTTTACCAATACTTATGTGGATTTTGAAAGCTTTAAAGCCAATGTGGAAGCTGCCCTTATCTCGGATATTGTAGGCGTGAGTATTTCAACACGCCCGGATTGCTTGAGCGAAGAAGTGTTAGATTATTTGGCTGAGGTCAATAAGACTTATTTTGTCACCTTAGAGATTGGACTTCAAACGGCAAATTATCACACTTTACACAAAGTAAACCGAGGCCATGGGACGGCGGATTTTGTAGATGCTGTACTTCGAGCACATCGCAGAGGTCTTAGAGTATGTGCTCATGTCATTCTCAATCTGCCGTATGACGACACCTTGGATACCGTTGAAACCTCAAAGCTTATCAGCGTTCTCGGCGTTGAGGAAGTGAAACTTCATGCACTCTACATTGTCAAAAATACCGTTATGGGAGAATTGTATCAGTCCGGTAAAATTGATATAATTTCTTTAGACGATTATGAAAAGCGTGTGATATTATTTTTACAACATCTATCTGCGGATGTTGTAGTGCAAAGGTTGATCGGAAGGGCACCTGAAGAAAATGCTCTCTTTTGTAACTGGAATACATCGTGGTGGAAAATCCGGGATGCGATCGTTGCAAAGATGGAGCAATCAAATGCTTATCAGGGACAATATTATGAAAGGACATGA
- a CDS encoding DUF1292 domain-containing protein, giving the protein MTEHQHNCGCNHDHEHEHEETYEYDVISIPMEDGGELDCVVIDTFEVDGGNYIALVAEDEVEDGDILLFKYEELEDEEIELVEIESEEEFDRVAEVFNQLGEDEE; this is encoded by the coding sequence ATGACTGAACATCAACACAATTGCGGATGCAACCACGATCATGAACATGAGCATGAAGAAACTTACGAATACGATGTGATTAGTATTCCAATGGAAGACGGCGGCGAGTTGGATTGTGTGGTTATCGACACCTTTGAAGTAGATGGCGGCAACTATATTGCACTTGTTGCGGAAGATGAAGTGGAAGATGGCGATATTCTTCTCTTTAAATATGAAGAACTTGAAGATGAAGAAATTGAACTCGTAGAAATTGAAAGTGAAGAAGAATTTGACCGTGTGGCTGAAGTCTTCAATCAACTTGGCGAGGATGAAGAATAA
- a CDS encoding aminoacyl-histidine dipeptidase, with amino-acid sequence MNKLQGLKPARVFEYFEAITQIPRCSFEEDQIADYLESFAKDHQLEVLRDAHNNVVIKKPGTAGYEDKEPLIIQGHMDMVCEKEKTCSIDFSKDAIPVQVEGDLVFSKETTLGADNGIAVAMGLAILDADDLAHPPLELLVTSNEESGMTGAKNLDGSMLTGKRLLNLDSEQEGVACIACAAGRRDTLTYQKTTQSPEGEVFYELSITGLKGGHSGQEINKGLGNSNVLLGRALYELKDKVELAYIEGGAKPNAIPRDARAIITLREAEVIGVQKQIIALNRDFVKELGNVDPDVRLNLEKAQSVETVFTEDVKCHIIQALRLLPNGVQSMSHDIEGLVGASVNVGVIETHDDIVVITTNIRSALQSLKEEISMRNRIIAALTGGRYEIITDYPAWEYTEHSPIRDAVVSTYRELYGKDIELEAIHAGLECGIFKESIGDIDMISIGPNIRGAHAPGENLSISSTERVYNFVIELLKNL; translated from the coding sequence GTGAATAAATTACAAGGATTGAAACCCGCACGTGTTTTTGAGTATTTTGAAGCCATTACTCAAATTCCGCGGTGTTCATTTGAAGAAGATCAAATAGCAGACTACCTCGAATCCTTTGCAAAGGATCATCAACTGGAAGTATTGCGGGATGCTCATAACAATGTTGTCATAAAAAAACCCGGGACTGCCGGTTATGAAGATAAAGAACCTCTTATTATTCAAGGTCATATGGATATGGTCTGTGAAAAGGAAAAAACGTGCAGCATTGATTTTTCAAAAGACGCTATCCCTGTACAGGTAGAAGGGGATCTTGTATTTTCTAAGGAGACAACATTGGGCGCTGATAACGGCATTGCTGTTGCTATGGGCCTTGCTATTTTAGATGCTGATGATTTGGCTCATCCACCTCTCGAACTGTTAGTCACATCCAATGAAGAAAGTGGTATGACCGGCGCTAAGAATCTGGATGGCTCAATGCTAACCGGCAAACGTCTTTTGAATTTAGACTCTGAACAGGAGGGCGTAGCTTGTATCGCTTGTGCTGCCGGACGGCGTGATACGTTAACGTATCAGAAGACCACACAAAGTCCTGAAGGCGAAGTTTTCTATGAACTCTCCATAACCGGTCTAAAAGGCGGTCACTCCGGACAGGAAATTAATAAAGGGTTGGGCAATTCCAACGTCCTTCTTGGCCGTGCACTCTATGAATTAAAAGATAAGGTTGAGCTTGCCTATATAGAAGGTGGGGCAAAACCGAACGCTATTCCTCGGGATGCCCGTGCCATTATCACATTAAGGGAAGCGGAGGTCATCGGCGTTCAAAAACAAATTATTGCACTCAACCGTGATTTTGTAAAAGAACTTGGCAACGTTGATCCGGATGTGCGGCTTAATTTGGAAAAAGCTCAGTCAGTGGAGACTGTCTTTACCGAAGATGTAAAATGTCACATTATTCAAGCGCTGCGGCTTCTACCAAACGGTGTACAGTCCATGAGTCATGATATCGAAGGCCTCGTAGGCGCTTCAGTTAATGTAGGTGTCATTGAAACCCATGATGATATTGTCGTAATTACGACCAATATTCGTTCCGCACTGCAATCTCTCAAAGAGGAGATCAGTATGCGTAATCGCATTATTGCTGCACTCACCGGAGGGCGCTATGAAATTATCACGGACTATCCGGCGTGGGAATACACTGAGCATTCTCCAATTCGCGATGCTGTAGTCAGCACCTATCGTGAACTCTACGGTAAAGACATTGAATTGGAAGCGATTCATGCAGGTTTGGAATGCGGTATTTTTAAAGAATCTATTGGGGATATTGATATGATTTCCATCGGACCGAACATTCGGGGTGCTCATGCACCCGGAGAAAATCTTTCCATTAGCTCCACCGAACGCGTATATAACTTTGTAATAGAACTTTTAAAAAACTTATAA
- a CDS encoding GTP pyrophosphokinase has product MKLQLFDYIDKSVELLTYYYPTLEELAENIEDFLKDTLDMSNVTNISYRIKSENSLREKIVKNNYFIETQDAESMLMKISDLIGLRIECRFLKEEELLFKEIKSLFTYKAYDGYYKTTESSPILLKLAEKQPQIQKNGFEIYKIDGIYEYGLNKFNFELQIKSMVNGFWGEIDHRILYKNYNYMMNENFIKEIMASIKDSLYMVDKQLQILFDHVQRFDASAVDSANRQLNYLLSKIIHDIFSAKIREELGFEFNFKKTSDIVVEYLQSNASKARELSYGENFVKLIDQINNIATVNMNIEETIEFDRHVQTQDPFTDALGKGVESIIQKDFYWNLLLKIIHRIEGGNYVTILESFLTFIRYKYTLLFLTMTERYNLSKEESIQLEQALLNQCYHQFEKGYSAYKLVIGNFELLEDCLTHLSPTTDYETLMAELLRCLE; this is encoded by the coding sequence ATGAAACTTCAACTATTTGACTACATTGATAAAAGTGTGGAACTTCTCACATACTATTATCCTACTTTGGAAGAGCTGGCAGAAAATATTGAGGACTTTCTTAAAGATACCTTGGATATGTCCAATGTGACCAACATTTCTTACCGCATCAAATCAGAAAACAGCTTAAGAGAGAAAATTGTTAAGAATAATTACTTTATAGAGACTCAAGATGCTGAATCCATGCTGATGAAAATTTCCGATCTCATCGGACTGCGTATTGAGTGTCGTTTTTTGAAAGAAGAAGAACTTCTTTTTAAAGAGATTAAAAGCTTATTTACATATAAAGCTTATGACGGCTACTATAAGACCACAGAAAGTTCCCCGATTCTTTTGAAATTAGCTGAAAAACAGCCACAGATACAAAAGAACGGATTTGAAATTTATAAAATTGATGGTATTTATGAATACGGCTTGAATAAATTTAACTTTGAGCTTCAAATTAAATCTATGGTCAACGGCTTCTGGGGTGAAATTGATCACCGTATTCTCTACAAAAACTATAACTACATGATGAATGAAAATTTCATCAAAGAAATTATGGCTTCAATTAAAGACTCGCTTTACATGGTGGATAAACAGCTTCAAATTTTATTCGATCATGTACAGCGGTTTGATGCCAGTGCCGTGGATTCCGCTAATAGGCAACTGAACTATCTGCTTTCAAAGATTATCCATGATATTTTCAGTGCCAAGATTCGAGAAGAGCTGGGCTTTGAATTTAACTTTAAAAAGACTTCCGATATTGTGGTGGAGTATTTGCAATCCAATGCATCAAAAGCACGAGAACTGTCCTATGGCGAAAATTTTGTCAAGCTCATTGATCAAATCAATAACATCGCCACAGTGAATATGAACATCGAAGAAACCATTGAATTCGATAGACATGTCCAAACCCAAGATCCCTTTACGGATGCTTTGGGAAAAGGTGTTGAAAGCATTATTCAAAAAGACTTTTATTGGAATTTGTTATTAAAGATTATTCATCGCATTGAGGGTGGTAATTACGTCACTATTCTTGAAAGCTTTTTGACGTTTATTCGGTATAAGTATACGTTGTTATTTCTTACAATGACTGAAAGATATAACCTTTCTAAAGAAGAATCGATACAGCTGGAACAAGCTCTGTTAAATCAATGCTATCATCAGTTTGAAAAAGGCTACAGCGCCTATAAACTGGTCATTGGAAATTTTGAACTTTTGGAAGACTGTTTGACGCATTTAAGTCCAACTACCGACTACGAAACGCTTATGGCAGAATTACTTCGATGTCTGGAATAA
- a CDS encoding peptidylprolyl isomerase, with protein MEKQVLATIDGEEITTLHYQNFLSQLNPQMRQYYASQGVSKEILDELISQKLLVMDARDKGLDKDEAFQDVLKTAEESLLMTYALGKALEAVEVSDDEVAEYYEAHTEQYKTGPKVHASHILVDSKEKADELAKEVTPENFAQLAKSHSTCPSGQNGGDLGVFEQGQMVPEFDEKVFSMKKGDISEPVKTDFGYHIIYLNDIIEDSFDYHKDRVRAELKSQKEQETYMNRVKDLAKGHKIEVVHLGEPK; from the coding sequence ATGGAAAAACAAGTACTTGCAACGATTGATGGGGAAGAGATTACTACTCTTCACTATCAGAATTTTCTCAGCCAACTCAACCCGCAAATGCGACAATACTATGCATCCCAAGGCGTGTCCAAAGAAATTTTAGATGAGCTCATTTCACAAAAACTCCTTGTTATGGACGCTCGTGACAAGGGATTGGACAAGGACGAGGCATTTCAAGATGTTCTGAAGACGGCTGAAGAATCACTGCTTATGACCTACGCACTGGGAAAAGCTTTGGAAGCTGTTGAAGTCTCCGATGACGAGGTGGCAGAGTACTACGAAGCACATACGGAGCAATACAAGACCGGGCCTAAAGTCCATGCATCTCATATTCTGGTAGACAGTAAAGAGAAAGCTGATGAACTGGCGAAGGAAGTCACTCCGGAAAATTTCGCACAGCTAGCTAAATCACACTCTACTTGCCCATCCGGTCAAAATGGTGGCGATCTGGGTGTTTTTGAACAAGGTCAAATGGTTCCGGAATTTGATGAGAAGGTCTTTTCTATGAAAAAGGGTGACATTTCCGAGCCGGTAAAAACGGATTTTGGATACCATATCATTTATTTAAATGATATTATCGAAGACTCTTTTGACTACCACAAAGACCGCGTTCGCGCTGAACTCAAATCTCAAAAAGAGCAAGAGACGTATATGAACAGAGTCAAAGATTTGGCCAAAGGACACAAAATCGAGGTAGTCCATTTAGGCGAACCCAAATAA
- a CDS encoding cold-shock protein: MMKGTVKWFNSEKGFGFITGEDGKDVFCHFSQIQKDGFKTLNEGQEVEFDVVDSEKGPQAENVVEL, from the coding sequence ATGATGAAAGGTACAGTTAAATGGTTTAACAGTGAAAAAGGATTTGGATTTATTACAGGTGAAGATGGAAAAGATGTATTCTGCCACTTCTCTCAAATTCAAAAAGACGGTTTCAAAACTTTAAATGAAGGTCAAGAAGTTGAATTTGACGTCGTTGACAGTGAAAAAGGCCCTCAAGCCGAAAACGTGGTGGAATTATAA
- the glmS gene encoding glutamine--fructose-6-phosphate transaminase (isomerizing) — MCGIVGYCGSGDATEIILNGLEKLEYRGYDSAGISIILDDRLATKKRAGRLKNLENAVAENPFTGMVGIGHTRWATHGVPTEINAHPHTNREGTIAVVHNGIIENYKELKERLQMDGYAFVSETDTEVVAHLLDFYYKESNNNLLTAIVRTSKDLEGSYAICAVALNSPDELVALRHRSPLLLGITDGGAILASDAASIVEHTPKVIYLDDGEIVHLQKNKAPVIYTTNLDVVEKEVKLLDTDVEKASKEGFDHFMLKEIFEQSESTQNVLNRFIKGDSFDLGESTFSAQEFKNFDSVYLSSCGTAFHAAQVAKYLIEDLIQIPVRDEIASELAYSNPFITEKTLLIVVSQSGETADTLNAMRLAKSKGATIFAVTNVVGSTIAREADRVLYCQAGPEISVASTKAYTSQLMNLYFFILDWAKKLGKLDNSLETQLLSDLKQIPNHIESLLDTVTGYRELAENFIHCESVYFIGRAVDYISAKEGSLKLKEISYIHSEALPAGELKHGTIALIEPGTQVIALATQRPLIEKIASNIVELSSRGAEILSVGFEHKGLKESSDRFIAIPETSDYVAPILSIIPLQTLAYYVAVLKGNDVDKPRNLAKSVTVE; from the coding sequence ATGTGTGGAATAGTAGGATATTGTGGCTCAGGAGATGCCACTGAAATCATATTGAACGGTTTGGAGAAATTGGAATACCGAGGTTACGACTCAGCGGGTATCTCTATCATCTTAGATGACCGTTTAGCAACTAAAAAAAGAGCTGGCCGTCTTAAAAATTTAGAAAATGCCGTTGCGGAAAACCCTTTTACCGGCATGGTGGGTATTGGACACACTCGTTGGGCAACTCATGGTGTCCCCACAGAGATCAACGCCCATCCTCATACCAACCGTGAAGGCACCATTGCTGTAGTTCACAACGGTATTATTGAAAATTATAAAGAACTCAAAGAACGCCTGCAAATGGACGGTTATGCTTTTGTTTCTGAAACAGATACGGAAGTTGTAGCTCACCTCTTGGATTTCTACTATAAAGAATCCAACAACAATTTACTCACGGCCATCGTCCGTACCTCCAAAGATTTGGAAGGTTCATATGCTATTTGTGCAGTCGCTTTGAACAGCCCGGACGAGCTTGTGGCGCTTCGTCATCGTTCCCCACTTCTTCTCGGTATTACCGACGGCGGTGCTATTCTCGCTTCTGATGCGGCGTCGATTGTAGAACATACGCCAAAAGTTATCTATTTGGATGACGGTGAAATCGTCCATCTTCAAAAAAATAAAGCACCTGTTATCTATACAACAAACCTGGATGTGGTAGAAAAAGAAGTTAAGCTTTTGGACACTGATGTAGAAAAAGCATCTAAAGAAGGCTTCGACCACTTTATGCTTAAAGAAATTTTTGAACAGTCGGAATCCACCCAAAATGTCTTAAATCGTTTTATTAAGGGTGACAGTTTCGATTTGGGTGAAAGTACATTTAGTGCGCAAGAATTCAAAAACTTTGACTCCGTCTACCTCTCGTCTTGCGGCACAGCGTTTCACGCAGCTCAGGTGGCAAAGTATCTCATTGAAGACTTGATTCAAATTCCAGTTCGCGATGAAATCGCTTCAGAGTTGGCTTACAGCAACCCGTTTATCACTGAAAAAACACTGCTGATCGTAGTGAGTCAGTCAGGAGAAACAGCAGATACGCTGAACGCGATGCGCCTTGCAAAGTCAAAGGGGGCCACCATTTTTGCCGTGACAAACGTAGTGGGTTCCACGATAGCAAGAGAGGCGGACCGTGTGCTCTATTGCCAAGCCGGTCCTGAAATTTCCGTGGCTTCCACGAAAGCTTATACCTCCCAACTGATGAATCTATATTTCTTTATCTTGGACTGGGCTAAAAAGTTAGGTAAATTAGATAATTCTTTAGAAACACAACTTCTTTCAGATCTAAAACAAATCCCTAATCATATCGAGTCGTTACTTGATACGGTTACTGGCTACAGAGAGCTTGCCGAAAATTTCATCCATTGTGAATCTGTATACTTCATTGGACGTGCAGTGGATTATATTTCCGCTAAAGAAGGTTCGTTAAAGCTAAAAGAAATTTCTTATATTCATTCAGAAGCCTTGCCTGCCGGTGAGTTGAAACACGGCACCATTGCCTTAATAGAGCCTGGCACTCAAGTCATTGCCTTAGCGACGCAGCGTCCGCTTATTGAAAAGATCGCATCCAACATTGTCGAATTGTCATCCCGCGGTGCAGAAATTCTTTCTGTAGGTTTTGAACATAAAGGCCTAAAAGAATCTTCTGACCGTTTTATCGCCATCCCTGAAACGTCCGATTATGTAGCACCTATTCTCAGCATCATTCCACTGCAAACCTTGGCTTATTATGTTGCTGTTTTAAAAGGTAATGATGTCGACAAACCTCGTAATCTGGCTAAATCTGTAACCGTCGAATAA
- a CDS encoding protein adenylyltransferase SelO, giving the protein MMSQLSHFNTTYLTLPQKFYTKEVPLSTSKPKLLYFNENLAKALEFSEYDVKRWKEDYYSMRHLPEESALISQSYMGHQFGYLTMLGDGRALLLGEVLSQDRQRFDIQYKGSGRTAFSRGGDGKATLGPMLKEYLFSEAMYQLGIPTARSLSVALTGDTVYRDKPLQGAVLTRVASSHLRIGTFQFAAYQGSINDLKSLADYAMERHYPKVVRTQQPYLAFYREVVKAQAHTIALWMAYGFIHGVMNTDNMTISGESIDYGPCAFIDKFDLKAVYSSIDTQGRYAFGNQKDIGKWNLARFAEALVPLIHGEGKKATELLTSVLEDYDAYFEKTYYQTLAKRLGLLTYEAEDDDLIWSFLKTMEAVPLDYHNVFLDLTFDTVNKHEYQNNTFEIWLKRWQNRVASQDSETMLHLMKSTNPALIARNYWVDQAISLAEKGDFSLYEALYQALSDPFAHAAYQNRFQHVPANFDYVTYCGT; this is encoded by the coding sequence ATGATGTCTCAACTGTCTCACTTCAATACCACATATCTTACACTGCCCCAAAAGTTTTATACCAAAGAAGTTCCTTTGTCGACCTCAAAACCTAAGTTACTTTACTTCAACGAGAATCTAGCAAAAGCTTTAGAATTCTCGGAATATGATGTAAAAAGGTGGAAAGAAGACTACTATAGTATGCGTCATCTTCCCGAAGAGAGCGCCCTTATCAGCCAAAGCTATATGGGACATCAATTCGGTTATCTTACTATGTTGGGGGATGGCAGAGCTTTGCTTTTGGGGGAAGTTTTATCTCAAGATAGACAGCGATTTGATATTCAGTATAAAGGTTCGGGGCGTACTGCATTTTCCCGCGGCGGAGACGGCAAGGCGACACTGGGACCCATGCTTAAAGAATATCTTTTCTCTGAAGCCATGTATCAACTTGGAATTCCGACAGCTCGTTCACTGTCTGTAGCACTGACAGGCGATACTGTCTATCGCGATAAACCTCTACAGGGGGCAGTGCTCACTCGTGTGGCATCCTCACATTTACGTATAGGTACGTTTCAATTTGCGGCCTATCAAGGGAGTATAAACGATTTAAAATCTTTGGCTGATTATGCCATGGAGCGCCATTATCCAAAAGTTGTGCGCACGCAGCAACCGTACTTAGCTTTTTATCGTGAAGTGGTTAAAGCTCAGGCTCATACCATTGCATTATGGATGGCTTATGGTTTTATCCACGGTGTGATGAACACGGATAATATGACTATTTCAGGGGAAAGCATTGACTATGGTCCTTGTGCTTTTATCGATAAGTTTGATTTGAAGGCGGTATACAGCTCTATTGATACACAGGGACGCTATGCCTTTGGGAATCAGAAAGACATTGGAAAATGGAACTTGGCTAGATTTGCAGAAGCGCTGGTGCCGCTCATACACGGCGAAGGGAAAAAGGCTACTGAGCTTTTAACATCGGTTCTGGAAGATTATGATGCCTATTTTGAAAAAACTTACTATCAGACACTTGCAAAGCGGCTTGGGCTTTTGACCTACGAGGCGGAAGACGACGATTTAATCTGGAGTTTTTTAAAGACCATGGAAGCTGTGCCATTGGATTACCATAATGTCTTTTTGGATCTCACATTTGACACAGTAAATAAACACGAGTATCAGAACAATACCTTTGAAATATGGCTTAAGAGATGGCAAAACCGTGTGGCTTCGCAAGATTCCGAAACTATGCTGCATCTCATGAAGTCAACCAATCCTGCGCTTATTGCTCGTAATTATTGGGTCGATCAGGCCATCAGTCTGGCCGAAAAAGGGGACTTTTCGCTATATGAAGCTCTTTATCAAGCTTTAAGTGATCCGTTTGCCCATGCAGCATATCAAAATCGATTTCAACATGTTCCGGCTAACTTCGACTATGTCACTTACTGCGGGACATAA
- the holA gene encoding DNA polymerase III subunit delta, translating to MLNWNALLDKPFGPYLFYGEEQLSMDRVIEQVKTSFVDGTYEEFNLILLDGADLTQDRLFSAVERLPVFASKKVVLIKNFVETLKTFQDDYLTFFDTPHQDTLIIFLDYDNELNKSTKLYKMFKDKGRAWHFAPLKPQELRRFLENKLAAHSVTFTPSDISYLAQKTGYGSRNRDVRLYELDNELNKLIGASDGYLSRENIDQLYSTSADTNIFNFLDALALKKSRAVYKELANLHDLGEPLGRIFYMVARQYKHLLQYKIRSGRISDKQLMDELGVKAFEFKKIKTYGDRYTLNALQTIYQELLDYDHTVKTRSVVEGPLFEALIMSILQKS from the coding sequence ATGTTGAATTGGAATGCACTACTGGATAAACCTTTCGGCCCTTACCTCTTTTATGGGGAAGAGCAATTGTCAATGGATCGAGTTATAGAGCAAGTTAAGACTAGTTTTGTCGATGGGACATATGAGGAATTTAATCTTATTCTGCTGGACGGAGCAGATTTGACACAGGATCGTTTGTTTTCCGCAGTAGAACGGCTGCCTGTGTTTGCATCAAAGAAAGTGGTGCTGATTAAAAATTTTGTCGAGACCTTAAAAACGTTTCAGGACGATTATCTGACTTTTTTTGATACACCGCATCAAGATACGTTGATCATCTTTTTAGATTATGACAATGAGCTCAACAAATCGACAAAGCTCTATAAAATGTTTAAAGATAAGGGACGGGCGTGGCATTTTGCACCGCTTAAGCCTCAGGAGTTACGCCGATTTTTAGAAAATAAACTCGCAGCTCACAGTGTGACTTTTACACCGTCGGACATCAGTTATCTGGCTCAAAAAACAGGATACGGTTCCCGAAACCGAGATGTACGTTTGTATGAGTTGGATAATGAATTGAATAAGCTCATTGGCGCAAGTGATGGCTATCTGAGTCGAGAGAATATTGATCAACTCTACTCGACGTCGGCGGATACCAATATTTTTAACTTTCTCGATGCACTTGCCTTAAAAAAAAGTCGAGCCGTCTACAAGGAGCTCGCTAATCTTCATGATTTGGGTGAACCGTTAGGGCGAATTTTTTATATGGTAGCTCGTCAATATAAGCATTTACTTCAGTATAAAATCCGCAGTGGTCGTATATCTGATAAGCAGCTCATGGATGAGTTGGGTGTGAAGGCCTTCGAATTTAAAAAGATCAAAACTTACGGCGATCGCTACACGTTAAACGCACTACAAACTATCTACCAAGAGCTCTTAGATTATGATCACACCGTTAAGACTCGCAGTGTTGTGGAAGGTCCGCTTTTCGAGGCTTTGATCATGAGTATTTTACAAAAATCTTAA